From Nitrospira sp. SG-bin1:
TTCACATCGCAACGTGATGCGGTCACCCAACCCAGCTGTCTTCACAGCCTGCTCACCGAGTCGGATCATCGGGGCTGAGGCATCGACGCCGATGATATGACAAGCCGGATAGAGTTTGGCAAACCGAATGGGGATATCGGCGGGGCCACAGCCAAGATCCAGCACCAGTCCCTGTGAAAACTCCGGGAAGTATTCTTTGAAGCGATCGACGAATCCTTGATTCTCATCCGCGAAGTCGGCCTGAGCGTAGGCTTCAGCCTGTTTGGGATCATCCATCACTTCTGATTCAAGTATTCGATCCATCATCTTCGCCCTTCGTCGTTCGTGAATCGTATCTCGGGAGCAACGGTGAGACCCTTATGTCCACGCTTCACGAAATACGTTTTACGGTTCAATTATCACTTCGTCGCCCGGCCGCACCACACCGCCACGTAAGACCTTCGCATAGACACGGCTCCAGCCAGGATTGATCTTCTGCGAAATACGCGAGAAGTCCTCCTCACGAAACCAGCGCGCATTGTGACTGCAGGGTGTCGTATAGTCGGTCACTTCGAGCCGGATGTCCGGGCCAATCGTCAACCGCACACCTGGTCGTACCAGGTCCCAGTCCAAACCGGACAAGGTCAGGTTTTCACCGGATGATCCGGCGTCAATAGGATGGCCTTCGTCCTGGAGCCGTTCTATGAGTTCAAGCGAGTACAAACAGACCGCACGGTCAGGGCCTCCGTGGAACTTGAGATTCCGCTGCCGATCGCCCTCCAACCCTTGTTCGCGTACTTTGGCCTCCCACACGGGCAACTTAGGCACACCACCATCGGAGATGCTGATCTGATGGACATGGGGATACGGGGGCCTGGTGGACATGGTCATACCTCGCCGTCACAGGATTCCGGCCTGAGAAATTTCATCGCGACCCACCCTTCGTCCTCGCAGCGTTCGGAACAGACCAATCCGAGGCTAGCAAACCGGTCGATGATTTCCGTTTGTTGTTCCACCAGAATGCCGGAGATCATGATGCGTGCCGCGCGCGAGGCAGAACATGCCAAACCGTCGGCAAGCTCCAGAACGGTTTGTCGATCGAGATTGGCCAATACCACATCGGCGATCCGCCGTCTCGCCTGGGACAGCTCAGCCAGCGCACCGACGATAATGTCGATCCGGTCCTTCAACCCATTGAGTGCGACATACTCTCTCGCACAATCGACCGCGACAGGATCGATCTCGACTCCTACGGCGGATGCGGCGCCCAGTTTCACCGCGGCCATCGCGAGAATCGCGCTCCCGGTCCCGACATCCAGAATCTGTTCTTTCCCGTGGATGTCTTTCTGTAACCAGGTCAGCAACATACGTGTGGTCGCATGGTGACCGGTGCCGAACGCTTGCTTGGGATCCAATATGATCTCGATGTCACGAGGATCCAGTGTAACCGGTTCCCAACTGGGGCGAATGAGCAGGCGACCGATTCGAAGCGGCTTGACCGAACGCGCCCAGGTCTCATTCCAGTCCTGAGCAGGCACGCGTGTCACCGAAAGAGACGGCTCCCCGGTCGCTGTCGCTAAGTCTGAAAGGGCCGCACGCACCGATGCCAGCCGCTCCCCATTCCAGTGGTCTTCCGCCCAATAGATGTGCACATTGTTCCCATCGTCCCAAGCTCCCTGAACCGTCGGATCATCAAGGCGACTCAGCAGTTCTCCTGAATCGATAGGACCACGAATACACACATCCATCCAGCCATTCGGCATCGTCATTGGCCACTCGTGGTGGACGTGGTCCTCGAGTCGTGCCGGAGATGCAGCATGATTTGACGTCCCCCGCCCGTTCCCAGTAAGGTCGCCTGTATATGACCGGCTCACGCAAAACCCAAATTGAAACGATGATCCGGCGCACCGACCGCCTCATTACTCGAGGAACCAGAACCAGCGCCACCTTCACTCGATGGCGGTTGGCGATTTTTCTTATCGGCTTCGCCGGTGTCGTAACCCTCTACAAGCTTGACTGGTATCACAGCGGCAATCTGGCTCTCGGAGTCTTCCTGACGCTCTTTATCGCCGTAGCCGCGTATCATAACAGGGTGGAAACGCGGATTCACCGGCTTCGGCAATGGAAACTGATCAAGCTGGCCCATCTGGCGCGTGTCGCCATGGATTGGGCCGCCATTCCGCCAAGACCTGGCACAGCTCCGAAGGCTCATCCCTACGCGGACGACCTTGATCTCTTTGGAACTCATTCTTTGACACACCTTCTCGACACCACCGTGTCGGATCGCGGCAGAGAGCGCTTACATGGCTGGCTGCTCACTCAACCGCCGACTCCTGGCGAATGGCGGGCCCGTCAGCAGTTGGTGAAGGAACTGACCCCACGCTCCTTATTCCGGGACCGTCTGGCTCTCGAAGCCAGATTGACAGGGGACCAGGAAATCAACGGCAAGCGGCTCGCTGCCGTGCTCGAGCACCCGGTCGGCCTGCCGCGCCTCGACATCATCCTGACCATCCAAACTCTTCTCGCGCTGACCACCTTCGGTCTCGGCTCGGCTTCGCTGTTCGGCCTGCTTCCCGGCTACTGGATGTTCTCTTTTGCGGCTTACGCGTTGATCTATTTCATGACCGACCAGGGGGAGGAATTGCTGGAACATG
This genomic window contains:
- a CDS encoding sulfurase, giving the protein MSTRPPYPHVHQISISDGGVPKLPVWEAKVREQGLEGDRQRNLKFHGGPDRAVCLYSLELIERLQDEGHPIDAGSSGENLTLSGLDWDLVRPGVRLTIGPDIRLEVTDYTTPCSHNARWFREEDFSRISQKINPGWSRVYAKVLRGGVVRPGDEVIIEP